From a region of the Solanum stenotomum isolate F172 chromosome 2, ASM1918654v1, whole genome shotgun sequence genome:
- the LOC125855917 gene encoding uncharacterized protein LOC125855917, producing the protein MGNEDAQKHEEGKGIEEQELLIHQNLAKEPQKEVEQHVEISKVMQPLPKIPPPFPQCLKKKNEDEKFNKFLSVFKTLSINLHLVEALLKIAIITKELIKKREDPGAFTIPCTIGMLQFPKALCDLGASINLMPYAIYKQLGLGEPKATTMRLLMADRSIKHPVGILYDILVKVERFIFPVDFVILDYEIDAKIPIILGRPFLATERALVDVESGELKFRVNEDEVTFNVCNSMKHPTDINVMSTVDVIN; encoded by the exons ATGGGAAATGAAGATGCTCAAAAGCATGAAGAAGGTAAAGGCATAGAGGAACAAGAGTTACTTATCCATCAAAACCTTGCCAAAGAACCACAAAAGGAAGTGGAACAACACGTTGAAATTTCGAAAGTCATGCAACCTTTACCCAAAATACCTCCACCATTTCCCCAATgcttaaagaagaagaatgaagatgagaagttcaaCAAGTTCTTGTCGGTGTTCAAGACATTATCAATCAACCTCCACCTTGTGGAGGCATTGTTGAAAAT TGCAATCATAACTAAGGAGCTAATCAAAAAGAGAGAAGATCCCGGGGCATTCACCATCCCTTGCACCATTGGCATGCTCCAATTCCCTAAAGCTTTATGTGATTTGGGGGCAAGCATTAACTTAATGCCCTATGCGATATACAAACAACTTGGGTTGGGAGAACCAAAAGCAACCACAATGAGACTCCTAATGGCTGACCGTTCTATCAAGCATCCTGTGGGGATACTTTACGACATCTTGGTGAAGGTTGAGCGATTCATTTTCCCGGTCGATTTTGTCATTCTTGATTATGAAATAGATGCTAAAAttcccattattttgggaagaccattCTTAGCAACGGAAAGAGCattggtggatgttgaaagcGGAGAGTTGAAGTTTCGGGTGAACGAAGATGAAGTGACCTTCAATGTTTGTAATTCAATGAAACACCCAACTGATATTAATGTGATGTCTACCGTTGATGTTATCAATTAG